A single window of Mycolicibacterium madagascariense DNA harbors:
- the ppc gene encoding phosphoenolpyruvate carboxylase — MADAPDTALAPIGSVRRTQVGREATEPMREDIRLLGAILGDTVREQNGDEIFDLVERARVGSFQVRRSEIDRAELASLFDGIDAKKAIPVIRAFTHFALLANVAEDIHRERRRAIHVAAGEPPQRSSLAATYLKLESADLDSKTVAESLAGALVSPVITAHPTETRRRTVFDTQHRITELMRLRLRGHEHTDDGRSIELELRRHILVLWQTALIRLSRLRIQDEIETGLRYYQAAFFDVIPKVNAEVRTALQARWPEAHVLEQPILRPGSWIGGDRDGNPNVNAEVVRLATGSAAYTALAHYLAELSALEQELSMSVRLVHVSEELQAFTDAHGEPERADEPYRRALRVIHARLTGTAGEILDRQPEHLLDLGLPSYSTPAEFLADLDLIDASLRANGSTVLADDRLARLREAVHVFGFHLSGLDLRQNSDVHEEVMAEVLAWAGVHPDYRSLAESDRVELLTAELATRRPLIGPGAELSELARKELDITAAAARAVRVFGPEAVPNYIISMCESVSDMLEAAVFLKEAGLLDASSEQPYSPVGVVPLFETIDDLQRGSTILEAVLDIPLYRDLVHARGEQQEVMLGYSDSNKDGGYLAANWALYRAELDLVDTARKTGIRLRLFHGRGGTVGRGGGPSYDAILAQPPGAVKGSLRLTEQGEVIAAKYAEPTIAHRNLETLLAATLESTLLDVEGLGDAAEPAYRVLDDLAARAQRAYSELVHETPGFVDYFKQSTPVSEIGALNIGSRPASRKPTTAISDLRAIPWVLAWSQSRVMLPGWYGTGTAFQDWIDAGPESSQDRLAVLQDLYEKWPFFRSVLSNMAQVLAKADMGLAARYSELVADEALRHRVFDRIVAEHDRTLAMLRLITGQDDLLADNPALARSVFNRFPYLEPLNHLQVELLRRYRSGDEDELVQRGILLTMSGLATALRNSG; from the coding sequence ATGGCAGACGCTCCCGACACCGCCCTCGCACCCATCGGCTCGGTGCGCCGCACCCAGGTAGGCCGCGAGGCCACCGAACCCATGCGCGAGGACATCCGACTGCTCGGCGCGATCCTCGGCGACACGGTCCGGGAACAGAACGGCGACGAGATCTTCGACCTGGTGGAGCGCGCCCGGGTGGGCTCGTTCCAGGTGCGGCGCTCCGAGATCGACCGGGCCGAGCTGGCCAGCCTGTTCGACGGCATCGACGCCAAGAAGGCGATCCCGGTCATCCGCGCGTTCACCCACTTCGCGCTGCTGGCCAACGTCGCCGAGGACATCCACCGCGAACGCCGTCGCGCCATCCACGTCGCGGCGGGCGAACCGCCGCAGCGCAGCAGCCTGGCGGCGACCTATCTCAAGCTGGAGTCCGCCGACCTCGACTCCAAGACGGTCGCCGAGTCGTTGGCCGGGGCGCTGGTGTCACCGGTCATCACCGCGCACCCCACCGAGACGCGGCGCCGCACGGTGTTCGACACCCAGCACCGGATCACCGAGCTGATGCGGCTGCGGCTGCGCGGCCACGAGCACACCGACGACGGCCGCAGCATCGAGCTCGAGCTGCGCCGCCACATCCTGGTGCTCTGGCAGACGGCACTGATTCGGTTGTCGCGGTTGCGGATTCAAGACGAGATCGAGACGGGTCTGCGCTACTACCAGGCGGCGTTCTTCGACGTGATCCCCAAGGTCAACGCCGAGGTGCGCACGGCGCTGCAGGCCCGCTGGCCCGAGGCGCACGTGCTCGAACAGCCCATCCTGCGTCCGGGCTCCTGGATCGGTGGTGACCGCGACGGCAACCCGAACGTCAACGCCGAGGTGGTCAGGCTGGCCACGGGCAGCGCCGCCTACACCGCGTTGGCCCATTACCTCGCCGAGCTCAGCGCGCTCGAGCAGGAGCTGTCGATGTCGGTGCGGCTGGTGCACGTCAGCGAGGAGCTGCAGGCCTTCACCGACGCGCACGGCGAGCCGGAGCGGGCCGACGAGCCCTACCGTCGCGCGCTGCGCGTCATCCACGCTCGCCTGACGGGGACGGCCGGCGAGATCCTCGACCGCCAACCGGAACACCTGCTCGACCTGGGGCTGCCGAGCTACTCGACGCCCGCCGAGTTCCTCGCCGACCTGGACCTCATCGACGCGTCCCTGCGCGCCAACGGCAGCACGGTGCTGGCCGACGACCGGCTGGCCCGGTTGCGAGAAGCCGTGCACGTCTTCGGGTTTCACCTCTCCGGACTGGATCTGCGGCAGAACTCCGACGTCCACGAGGAGGTGATGGCCGAGGTGCTCGCGTGGGCGGGCGTGCATCCCGACTACCGCTCGCTGGCCGAGTCCGACCGCGTCGAGCTGTTGACCGCCGAGCTGGCCACGCGCCGACCGCTGATCGGCCCCGGTGCGGAGCTGTCCGAACTGGCCCGCAAGGAGCTCGACATCACCGCGGCCGCCGCCCGCGCAGTGCGGGTGTTCGGTCCGGAAGCCGTGCCCAACTACATCATCTCGATGTGCGAGTCGGTGTCGGACATGCTCGAGGCCGCGGTGTTCCTCAAGGAGGCAGGCCTGCTCGACGCGTCCAGCGAGCAGCCCTACAGCCCCGTCGGGGTCGTGCCGCTGTTCGAGACCATCGACGACCTGCAGCGCGGATCGACCATTCTCGAAGCGGTACTGGACATTCCGCTGTACCGCGACCTCGTGCACGCCCGCGGCGAACAGCAGGAGGTCATGCTGGGGTACTCCGACTCCAACAAGGACGGCGGGTACCTGGCGGCCAACTGGGCGCTCTACCGTGCCGAGCTCGACCTCGTCGACACCGCCCGCAAGACGGGAATCCGGTTGCGGCTCTTCCATGGTCGCGGCGGGACCGTCGGCCGCGGCGGCGGGCCGAGCTACGACGCGATCCTGGCGCAGCCGCCGGGCGCCGTGAAGGGCTCGCTGCGCCTCACCGAGCAGGGCGAGGTCATCGCCGCCAAGTACGCCGAACCGACCATCGCGCACCGCAACCTGGAGACCCTGCTGGCCGCCACGCTGGAATCCACGCTGCTGGACGTCGAGGGTCTCGGCGACGCGGCCGAGCCCGCCTACCGGGTGCTCGACGATCTGGCCGCCCGCGCCCAGCGCGCGTACTCCGAATTGGTGCACGAGACACCGGGTTTCGTGGACTACTTCAAGCAGTCGACACCGGTCAGCGAGATCGGCGCCCTCAACATCGGCAGCCGGCCCGCCTCCCGCAAGCCCACCACGGCGATCTCCGACCTGCGCGCCATACCGTGGGTGCTGGCGTGGAGCCAGTCCCGCGTGATGCTGCCGGGCTGGTACGGGACGGGGACCGCCTTCCAGGACTGGATCGACGCCGGACCGGAATCCAGCCAGGACAGGCTCGCCGTGCTGCAGGACCTCTACGAGAAGTGGCCGTTCTTCCGCTCGGTGCTGTCGAACATGGCCCAGGTGCTCGCGAAGGCCGACATGGGACTGGCGGCCAGGTACTCCGAGCTCGTCGCCGACGAGGCGCTGCGGCACCGGGTATTCGACCGGATCGTGGCCGAGCACGACAGGACGCTGGCGATGCTGCGCCTCATCACCGGCCAGGACGATCTGCTGGCCGACAACCCCGCCCTCGCGCGCTCGGTGTTCAACCGCTTCCCCTACCTCGAGCCGCTGAACCACCTGCAGGTGGAGCTGTTGCGGCGCTACCGTTCCGGCGACGAGGACGAGTTGGTGCAGCGCGGCATCCTGCTGACGATGAGCGGGCTCGCCACGGCGCTGCGCAACAGCGGGTAG
- a CDS encoding cytochrome: MPGPLDVLPVADGIGLPWDVPVDDAVGAIAAARATHGDAFVVRSAGDDYLFTFSATGVESFYALPEDAASKGLADYLMLRRKLPDEVFTGRRLLPAALFRRDDVSSYLVNLAEALDATERELGARGEVDLFALVRRLGHRMGLASWAGPGSADGAAFERLVAAFDVLDGSEAFVHPDAMAAVAASGKRAERAALDDVAAVVDAAVRRQEAGDAPGAGLFGRIVDAWAGEPAEERSRGIAMDVALIHVASMSNLMAALGWAIVDLVADPDRLRLVASGDRELAQRCALESTRLAQRSIMARAVVQPVAFDTGVGVVDVPPGWTIATLLPLLNASAAPGLHEWDPDRWHRHRLADTTALASPMLVTAFGHGRHSCPAQSFSLSAMTMAMIRLCGRYDVTPAWAEYPRSVPAQIGGVARSADPCVIRYARR; encoded by the coding sequence GTGCCCGGCCCCCTCGACGTCCTGCCCGTCGCCGACGGGATCGGCCTGCCCTGGGACGTCCCCGTCGACGATGCGGTGGGGGCCATCGCCGCGGCCCGCGCCACGCACGGCGACGCCTTCGTGGTGCGCAGCGCCGGCGACGACTACCTGTTCACGTTCTCCGCCACCGGCGTCGAGTCGTTCTACGCGCTGCCGGAGGACGCGGCCAGCAAGGGGCTCGCCGACTACCTGATGCTGCGGCGCAAACTGCCCGACGAGGTGTTCACCGGCCGGCGGCTGCTGCCTGCCGCGCTGTTCCGTCGCGACGACGTGTCGTCCTATCTGGTCAACCTCGCCGAGGCCCTCGACGCGACCGAGCGCGAACTGGGCGCGCGCGGCGAGGTCGACCTGTTCGCACTCGTGCGGCGGCTCGGTCATCGCATGGGGTTGGCGTCGTGGGCCGGTCCGGGCAGCGCCGACGGGGCGGCCTTCGAGCGGTTGGTGGCGGCGTTCGACGTGCTCGACGGGTCCGAGGCGTTCGTCCACCCCGACGCGATGGCGGCCGTCGCGGCGTCGGGGAAGCGCGCCGAGCGGGCCGCCCTCGACGACGTCGCCGCGGTCGTCGACGCGGCCGTGCGTCGGCAGGAGGCGGGTGACGCACCGGGCGCGGGGTTGTTCGGCCGCATCGTCGACGCGTGGGCGGGCGAACCCGCGGAAGAGCGCTCCCGCGGCATCGCGATGGACGTGGCGCTCATTCACGTCGCCTCGATGTCGAACCTGATGGCGGCGCTGGGCTGGGCGATCGTCGACCTGGTGGCCGACCCCGATCGGCTGCGGCTGGTCGCGTCGGGTGATCGGGAGCTGGCTCAGCGCTGCGCCCTGGAGAGCACGCGGCTGGCGCAGCGCTCCATCATGGCCCGCGCCGTGGTGCAGCCGGTCGCGTTCGACACCGGCGTCGGCGTCGTCGACGTGCCACCCGGATGGACCATCGCGACCCTGCTGCCGCTGCTCAACGCCTCGGCCGCGCCGGGGCTGCACGAGTGGGATCCCGACCGATGGCATCGCCACCGCCTGGCCGACACGACTGCGCTGGCGTCGCCGATGCTGGTGACGGCCTTCGGGCACGGCAGACATTCCTGTCCGGCGCAATCGTTTTCGCTGTCGGCCATGACGATGGCCATGATCCGTCTGTGCGGCCGCTATGACGTGACGCCGGCCTGGGCCGAGTATCCGCGATCGGTGCCCGCGCAGATCGGCGGCGTCGCGCGCTCGGCCGACCCCTGCGTCATCCGGTACGCCCGCCGCTGA
- a CDS encoding ATPase produces the protein MADKGVGRSTSGRQRIRTLTQAALNADVTVEQVDTLLTELGDTLSDLDKSTSGLDATLERFNQTITRIDELAPRLIGVVERLEVIVDRVERIVGLGESVIAPWSATEHAVRGALNAVRRTTGI, from the coding sequence ATGGCAGACAAGGGAGTCGGCCGCTCGACCAGCGGGCGCCAGCGGATCAGGACCTTGACGCAGGCGGCGCTCAACGCCGACGTCACGGTGGAGCAGGTGGACACCCTGCTCACCGAACTCGGCGACACGCTGAGCGACCTCGACAAGTCGACCAGCGGGCTGGACGCCACGCTGGAGCGGTTCAACCAGACCATCACCCGCATCGACGAATTGGCGCCGCGGCTGATCGGCGTCGTCGAACGCCTCGAGGTTATCGTGGACCGGGTCGAGCGCATCGTAGGGCTCGGCGAGTCGGTGATCGCGCCGTGGTCGGCCACCGAGCATGCGGTTCGCGGTGCGCTCAACGCCGTGCGCAGGACCACCGGCATCTGA
- the pgl gene encoding 6-phosphogluconolactonase: MSETVIEKYADSDALVAAAGQRLAGAITAAIGARGAAYVSLTGGGTGIKMLKHLGDNDDAVDWSKVHVFWGDDRYVPADDDERNDKQAREALLDHVDIPAANVHAMPASDGEFGADIDAAALAYEQVLAANAPGGGPTPEFDVHLLGMGPEGHVNSLFPHTKATAETQRFVVGVTDSPKPPPQRLTLTLPAVVRSREVWLVVSGSEKAEAVAAAVNGASAEDFPAAGAVGRDATVWLLDKAAAADL; this comes from the coding sequence GTGAGCGAGACGGTGATCGAGAAGTACGCGGACTCCGATGCCCTGGTGGCGGCGGCCGGACAGCGGCTGGCGGGCGCCATCACCGCGGCGATCGGCGCCCGCGGCGCGGCCTACGTCTCGCTGACCGGCGGCGGCACCGGGATCAAGATGCTCAAGCACCTGGGCGACAACGACGACGCGGTCGATTGGTCCAAGGTGCACGTGTTCTGGGGCGACGACCGCTACGTCCCCGCCGACGACGACGAGCGCAACGACAAGCAGGCCCGCGAGGCGCTGCTGGATCACGTCGACATCCCGGCCGCCAACGTGCACGCCATGCCGGCCAGCGACGGTGAGTTCGGCGCCGACATCGACGCCGCCGCGCTCGCCTACGAGCAGGTCCTGGCCGCCAATGCCCCCGGCGGTGGGCCCACCCCGGAATTCGACGTGCACCTGCTCGGCATGGGCCCGGAAGGGCACGTCAACTCGCTGTTCCCCCACACCAAGGCCACCGCAGAGACCCAGCGGTTCGTCGTCGGCGTCACCGACTCCCCCAAGCCCCCGCCGCAGCGCCTAACGCTGACGTTGCCCGCGGTCGTCAGGTCGCGGGAGGTGTGGCTGGTGGTCTCGGGCAGCGAGAAGGCCGAGGCGGTCGCGGCCGCCGTCAACGGCGCGAGCGCCGAGGACTTCCCCGCGGCGGGCGCGGTCGGCCGCGACGCGACGGTGTGGCTCCTCGACAAAGCCGCCGCGGCGGACCTCTAG
- the opcA gene encoding glucose-6-phosphate dehydrogenase assembly protein OpcA, whose amino-acid sequence MIVDIEDTTTTAVNKKLDGLREEGGAFTMARVLTLVIAPDSEDMLEESIEAANAASREHPCRVIVVLPVDRDAADPKLDAQIRVGHDAGAGEVVVLKLTGPLAAHADSVVTPFLLPDTPVVAWWPDVAPRVPARDPLGQLAIRRITDATFGTDPLACIKSRLEGYTPGDTDLAWSRITYWRAMLTSAIDQGPHEDITSALVSGRAEEPALDVLAGWLASRINGPVQRARGELKVELVRPSETITLSRPQDGVTASLTRTAQPEAKLPLGRRETRDCLAEDLRRLDADDIYLEALKGIDKVEYL is encoded by the coding sequence GTGATCGTCGACATCGAGGACACCACGACGACCGCGGTCAACAAGAAGCTCGACGGTCTGCGCGAAGAGGGCGGCGCGTTCACGATGGCGCGGGTGCTGACCCTGGTCATCGCCCCCGACAGCGAGGACATGCTGGAGGAGTCCATCGAGGCGGCCAACGCGGCCAGCCGCGAGCACCCGTGCCGCGTGATCGTCGTGCTCCCGGTCGATCGCGACGCCGCCGACCCCAAGCTGGACGCCCAGATCCGGGTCGGGCACGACGCCGGGGCCGGCGAGGTGGTGGTGCTCAAGCTGACCGGTCCGCTGGCCGCGCACGCCGACAGCGTCGTCACGCCGTTCCTGCTGCCCGACACCCCGGTGGTGGCCTGGTGGCCTGACGTCGCGCCGCGCGTCCCGGCACGAGATCCATTGGGCCAGTTGGCGATTCGCCGCATCACCGATGCGACCTTCGGCACCGACCCGCTGGCGTGCATCAAGAGTCGGCTGGAGGGCTACACTCCCGGCGACACCGATCTGGCCTGGAGCCGGATCACGTACTGGCGGGCGATGCTGACCTCCGCGATCGACCAAGGCCCCCACGAGGACATCACCTCCGCGCTGGTGTCCGGCCGCGCCGAGGAGCCGGCCCTCGACGTCCTCGCCGGCTGGCTCGCGAGCCGCATCAACGGCCCGGTGCAACGGGCCCGCGGCGAGCTCAAGGTCGAGCTGGTGCGGCCCAGCGAGACCATCACGCTGAGCCGACCGCAGGACGGCGTCACCGCCAGCCTGACCAGGACGGCCCAGCCCGAGGCCAAACTTCCGTTGGGCCGCAGGGAGACTCGCGACTGCCTCGCCGAGGACCTGCGACGGCTCGACGCCGATGACATCTATCTCGAGGCGCTGAAGGGGATCGACAAGGTGGAGTACCTGTGA
- the zwf gene encoding glucose-6-phosphate dehydrogenase, with product MSGAGAATGWQNPLRDKLDKRLPRIAGPCAVVIFGVTGDLATKKLMPAIYDLANRGLLPPTFSLVGFARRDWTDADFGDIVLKAVQAHARTPFRQEVWDRLNEGIRFVKGAFDEDAAFARLAETLAKLDAERGTGGNHAFYLSIPPKAFPTVCEQLSTSGLTRPDGDRWSRVVIEKPFGHDLESAKSLNQVVNSVFPESSVFRIDHYLGKETVQNILALRFANQLFDPIWNAHYVDHVQITMAEDIGLGGRAGYYDGVGAARDVIQNHLIQLLALTAMEEPVNFSPAELQAEKIKVLSATRLAEPLQENTSRGQYTAGWQGGQKVVGLLEEDGFSSTSTTETFAAITLEVDTRRWAGVPFYLRTGKRLGRRVTEIALVFKRAPHLPFDATMTDELGKNALVIRVQPDEGITLRFGSKVPGHAMEVRDVNMDFSYGSAFAEESPEAYERLILDVLLGEPSLFPVNQEVELSWQILDPALEHWASHGKPDPYEAGGWGPQSAFEMLQRTGREWRRP from the coding sequence GTGAGTGGTGCTGGCGCTGCCACCGGTTGGCAGAACCCGCTGCGGGACAAGCTCGACAAGCGCTTGCCCCGCATCGCGGGTCCGTGTGCGGTCGTCATCTTCGGCGTGACCGGCGATCTGGCGACCAAGAAGTTGATGCCCGCCATCTACGACCTCGCCAACCGGGGCCTGCTGCCCCCGACCTTCTCGCTGGTCGGTTTCGCCCGCCGGGACTGGACCGATGCGGACTTCGGCGACATCGTGCTGAAGGCGGTCCAGGCGCATGCGCGCACGCCGTTCCGGCAGGAGGTCTGGGACCGGCTCAACGAAGGCATCCGGTTCGTCAAGGGCGCCTTCGACGAGGACGCGGCGTTCGCGCGGCTGGCCGAGACCCTCGCCAAACTCGATGCCGAGCGTGGCACCGGTGGCAATCACGCCTTCTACCTGTCGATTCCGCCGAAGGCCTTCCCGACGGTCTGCGAACAGCTGTCGACGTCGGGCCTGACGCGGCCCGACGGTGACCGGTGGAGCCGCGTGGTGATCGAGAAGCCGTTCGGGCACGACCTGGAGAGCGCGAAGTCACTCAACCAGGTCGTCAACAGCGTGTTCCCCGAGTCGTCGGTGTTCCGCATCGACCACTACCTCGGCAAGGAGACGGTCCAGAACATCCTGGCCCTGCGATTCGCGAACCAGCTGTTCGACCCGATCTGGAACGCCCACTACGTCGATCACGTCCAGATCACCATGGCCGAGGACATCGGTCTCGGCGGGCGCGCCGGCTACTACGACGGCGTGGGCGCCGCGCGCGACGTGATCCAGAACCACCTCATCCAGCTGCTGGCGCTGACCGCGATGGAGGAGCCCGTCAACTTCAGTCCCGCCGAGTTGCAGGCCGAGAAGATCAAGGTGCTCTCCGCCACCCGACTGGCAGAACCGTTGCAGGAGAACACCTCTCGCGGTCAGTACACCGCGGGCTGGCAGGGCGGTCAGAAGGTGGTCGGCCTGCTCGAGGAGGACGGCTTCTCCTCGACGTCGACCACCGAGACGTTCGCCGCGATCACCCTCGAGGTGGACACCAGGCGGTGGGCCGGCGTGCCGTTCTATCTGCGCACCGGCAAGCGGCTCGGCCGTCGGGTCACCGAGATCGCCCTGGTGTTCAAGCGGGCGCCGCATCTGCCGTTCGACGCCACGATGACCGATGAACTCGGCAAGAACGCGCTCGTCATCCGGGTGCAACCCGACGAGGGCATCACGCTGCGCTTCGGCTCCAAGGTCCCGGGTCATGCGATGGAGGTCCGCGACGTCAACATGGACTTCTCCTACGGGTCGGCCTTCGCCGAGGAGTCCCCCGAGGCGTACGAGAGATTGATCCTCGACGTGCTGCTCGGTGAGCCCTCGTTGTTCCCCGTGAACCAGGAGGTCGAATTGTCTTGGCAGATATTGGATCCCGCGCTGGAGCACTGGGCGTCGCACGGTAAGCCGGATCCCTATGAGGCCGGCGGGTGGGGCCCGCAGTCGGCGTTCGAGATGTTGCAGCGCACCGGCCGGGAATGGCGCCGGCCGTGA
- the tal gene encoding transaldolase: MTQNPNLAALSAEGVSVWLDDLSRERLQTGNLQNLIDTHSVVGVTTNPSIFQAALSKGTAYDDQVKELAERGADVDATIRTVTTDDVRNACDVLAKVYETSGGVDGRVSIEVDPRVAHDTDKTILQAVELWKIVDRPNVLIKIPATKAGLPAITAVIAEGISVNVTLIFSVERHREVMDAYLAGLEKAKDTGHDLSKIHSVASFFVSRVDTEIDKRLEDIGSEEALELRGKAGVANARLAYAAYQQVFVGGERFEALAADGARVQRPLWASTGVKNPDYSDTLYVTELVAKNTVNTMPEKTLEAVADHGEVKGDTISGTAGASQMVFDQLASIGIDLTDVFLVLENEGVDKFEKSWGELLEATQGQLDEKKS, translated from the coding sequence ATGACCCAGAATCCGAACCTCGCGGCGCTGAGCGCCGAGGGCGTCTCCGTATGGCTCGACGACCTGTCGCGTGAGCGCCTGCAGACCGGCAATCTGCAGAACCTCATCGACACGCACAGCGTCGTCGGCGTGACGACCAACCCGTCGATCTTCCAGGCCGCCCTCTCGAAGGGAACCGCCTACGACGACCAGGTCAAGGAACTGGCCGAGCGCGGCGCCGACGTCGACGCGACCATCCGCACCGTCACCACCGACGACGTCCGCAACGCCTGCGACGTCCTCGCGAAGGTCTACGAGACCTCCGGCGGCGTCGACGGCCGGGTGTCCATCGAGGTCGACCCGCGGGTCGCGCACGACACCGACAAGACGATCCTGCAGGCCGTCGAGCTGTGGAAGATCGTCGACCGGCCCAACGTGCTGATCAAGATTCCCGCGACGAAGGCGGGTCTGCCCGCCATCACGGCCGTGATCGCCGAGGGCATCTCGGTCAACGTCACCCTGATCTTCTCCGTCGAGCGCCACCGCGAGGTGATGGACGCCTACCTCGCCGGTCTGGAGAAGGCGAAGGACACCGGCCACGACCTGTCCAAGATCCACTCAGTGGCCTCGTTCTTCGTCTCCCGCGTGGACACCGAGATCGACAAGCGCCTCGAGGACATCGGTTCCGAGGAGGCACTGGAGCTGCGCGGCAAGGCCGGCGTCGCCAACGCTCGGCTGGCCTACGCCGCCTACCAGCAGGTGTTCGTCGGCGGGGAACGCTTCGAGGCGCTGGCCGCCGACGGCGCGCGGGTGCAGCGGCCGCTGTGGGCGTCGACCGGGGTCAAGAACCCCGACTACTCCGACACGCTCTACGTGACCGAGTTGGTCGCGAAGAACACCGTCAACACCATGCCGGAGAAGACCCTGGAGGCCGTCGCCGACCACGGCGAGGTCAAGGGCGACACGATCAGCGGCACGGCCGGCGCCTCGCAGATGGTGTTCGATCAGCTGGCGTCGATCGGCATCGACCTCACCGACGTGTTCCTGGTGCTGGAGAACGAGGGCGTCGACAAGTTCGAGAAGTCGTGGGGCGAGCTGCTCGAGGCCACCCAGGGCCAGCTGGACGAAAAGAAGTCTTGA
- the tkt gene encoding transketolase, which produces MTTVEEISELTRPHHPEDWADVDSESVDTVRVLAADAVQKVGNGHPGTAMSLAPLAYTLFQRQMVHDPSDVHWLGRDRFVLSCGHSSLTLYIQLYLGGFGLELSDIESLRTFKSKTPGHPEFRHTDGVEITTGPLGQGLASAVGMAMASRYERGLFDPDAAPGDSPFDHFIYVIASDGDMEEGITSEASSLAGTQQLGNLIVFYDHNQISIEHDTNIALSENVADRYRAYGWHVQEVEGGENVVGIEEAIKAAKAVTDKPSFISLRTIIGYPAPTKMNTGGVHGSALGDEEVAATKKVLGFDPDKTFEVRPEVIEHTRKLVERGREAHEKWQPGFDAWAEREPERKKLLDRLLAQELPDGWDADVTYWEPGSKPLATRAAFGKVLNDVATKLPELWGGSADLAGSNNTTIEGVKSFGPPSISTEDFKADWYGRVLHFGIREHAMGAILSGIVLHGPTRAFGGTFLQFSDYMRASVRLASLMDIDTIYIWTHDSIGLGEDGPTHQPIEHLAALRAIPNLSVVRPGDPNETAYAWRNIVARGNGSGPVGFILTRQGIPVLEGTDYEGVGKGGYVLGGGNPADDADVIIIGTGSELQLAVEAKKLLAEKDINAYVVSMPCVEWFESQPKEYRDSVLPPSVSARVAVEAAVAMSWHKLVGDTGEIVSIEHYGESADEKTLFREFGFTPEAVAAAAERTLDN; this is translated from the coding sequence GTGACCACTGTTGAAGAAATCTCCGAACTGACCCGCCCCCACCATCCGGAGGATTGGGCCGACGTCGATTCGGAGTCCGTCGACACCGTTCGGGTGCTCGCAGCCGACGCCGTGCAGAAGGTCGGCAATGGTCATCCCGGCACCGCGATGAGCCTGGCGCCGTTGGCCTACACGCTGTTCCAGCGCCAGATGGTCCACGATCCGTCCGACGTGCACTGGCTGGGCCGCGACCGCTTCGTCCTGTCGTGCGGGCACAGCAGCCTGACGCTCTACATCCAGCTCTACCTCGGTGGGTTCGGTCTGGAGCTCAGCGACATCGAGTCACTGCGCACGTTCAAGTCCAAGACGCCCGGGCACCCGGAGTTCCGGCATACCGACGGCGTCGAGATCACCACGGGACCGCTGGGCCAGGGTCTGGCGTCGGCGGTCGGCATGGCGATGGCGTCGCGCTACGAGCGCGGTCTCTTCGATCCCGACGCGGCACCGGGCGACAGCCCCTTCGATCACTTCATCTACGTGATCGCCTCCGACGGCGACATGGAGGAGGGGATCACCTCCGAGGCCAGCTCGCTCGCGGGCACCCAGCAGCTCGGCAATCTCATCGTCTTCTACGACCACAACCAGATCTCCATCGAGCACGACACGAACATCGCCCTGTCGGAGAACGTCGCCGACCGCTATCGCGCCTACGGCTGGCACGTCCAGGAGGTCGAGGGCGGCGAGAACGTCGTCGGCATCGAGGAGGCGATCAAGGCCGCCAAGGCGGTCACCGACAAGCCATCGTTCATCTCGCTGCGCACCATCATCGGCTATCCCGCCCCGACCAAGATGAACACCGGCGGCGTCCACGGATCGGCGCTCGGCGACGAGGAAGTGGCCGCGACGAAGAAGGTCCTTGGCTTCGACCCGGACAAGACGTTCGAGGTGCGCCCCGAGGTCATCGAGCACACCCGCAAGCTCGTCGAGCGCGGTCGCGAGGCCCACGAGAAGTGGCAGCCCGGCTTCGACGCGTGGGCCGAGCGCGAGCCCGAGCGCAAGAAACTGCTCGACCGACTGCTGGCCCAGGAACTGCCCGACGGCTGGGACGCCGACGTCACCTACTGGGAACCGGGATCGAAGCCGCTGGCCACCCGGGCGGCGTTCGGCAAGGTGCTCAACGACGTGGCGACCAAGCTGCCCGAGCTGTGGGGCGGCTCGGCCGACCTCGCCGGGAGCAACAACACCACCATCGAGGGCGTGAAGTCCTTTGGGCCGCCGTCGATCTCGACCGAGGACTTCAAGGCGGACTGGTACGGCCGCGTGCTGCACTTCGGCATCCGCGAGCACGCGATGGGCGCGATCCTGTCCGGCATCGTGCTGCACGGCCCGACCCGCGCGTTCGGCGGCACGTTCCTGCAGTTCTCCGACTACATGCGCGCCTCGGTGCGACTGGCGTCGCTGATGGACATCGACACGATCTACATCTGGACGCACGACTCGATCGGGCTGGGCGAGGACGGCCCGACCCATCAGCCGATCGAGCACCTCGCCGCGCTGCGGGCGATCCCCAACCTCTCCGTGGTGCGCCCCGGTGACCCCAACGAGACGGCGTACGCGTGGCGCAACATCGTCGCCAGGGGCAACGGGAGCGGGCCGGTCGGTTTCATCCTCACCCGGCAGGGCATTCCCGTCCTCGAGGGGACCGATTACGAGGGCGTGGGCAAGGGTGGCTACGTCCTCGGAGGGGGCAATCCCGCTGACGACGCCGACGTGATCATCATCGGCACCGGCTCGGAACTGCAATTGGCCGTGGAGGCGAAGAAGTTGTTGGCCGAGAAGGACATCAACGCCTACGTCGTGTCCATGCCCTGCGTGGAGTGGTTCGAGTCGCAGCCGAAGGAATATCGCGACAGCGTGCTCCCCCCCTCGGTGTCGGCTCGGGTCGCCGTCGAGGCGGCCGTCGCGATGAGTTGGCACAAGCTGGTCGGCGACACCGGCGAAATCGTCTCGATCGAGCACTACGGCGAATCTGCCGACGAGAAGACGCTGTTCCGCGAGTTCGGCTTCACTCCCGAGGCCGTCGCCGCCGCCGCGGAACGCACGCTCGACAACTGA